Proteins co-encoded in one Bradyrhizobium sp. 170 genomic window:
- the pdhA gene encoding pyruvate dehydrogenase (acetyl-transferring) E1 component subunit alpha, with the protein MAAPKKSVVAKETEQEKASGSPPEFTKAQELAALRDMLLIRRFEEKAGQLYGMGAIGGFCHLYIGQEAVVVGMQMALKQGDQVITGYRDHGHMLACGMEANGVMAELTGRRGGYSKGKGGSMHMFSMEKNFYGGHGIVGAQVSLGTGLAFANRYRGNDFVSVAYFGDGASNQGQVYESFNMAELWKLPVIYVIENNRYAMGTSVTRSSALTDFSKRGASFNIPGQQIDGMDVRAVKAAGDEAVAWCRAGKGPFILEMQTYRYRGHSMSDPAKYRTREEVEKIRTDQDPIEQVRNRLLAAKVTEQELKAIDAEVREIVNASADFAQRDPEPDPSELWTDIYR; encoded by the coding sequence ATGGCTGCACCCAAGAAAAGCGTCGTCGCGAAGGAAACAGAGCAGGAGAAGGCAAGCGGGTCCCCACCGGAATTCACCAAGGCGCAGGAACTGGCGGCGCTGCGGGACATGTTGCTGATCCGGCGCTTTGAGGAAAAGGCCGGCCAGCTCTACGGCATGGGTGCGATCGGCGGTTTCTGCCATCTCTATATCGGCCAGGAGGCCGTGGTGGTCGGAATGCAGATGGCCCTGAAGCAGGGCGATCAGGTCATAACGGGATACCGCGACCACGGCCACATGCTGGCATGCGGGATGGAAGCCAACGGCGTCATGGCCGAGCTCACCGGTCGTCGCGGCGGCTATTCCAAGGGCAAGGGCGGCTCCATGCATATGTTCAGCATGGAAAAGAATTTCTACGGCGGCCACGGCATCGTCGGCGCCCAGGTCTCGCTCGGAACGGGTCTGGCCTTCGCCAACCGCTACCGCGGCAATGATTTCGTCAGCGTCGCCTATTTCGGCGACGGCGCTTCCAACCAGGGCCAGGTCTACGAGAGCTTCAACATGGCGGAGCTGTGGAAGCTCCCCGTGATCTACGTGATCGAGAACAACCGCTACGCCATGGGCACGTCGGTGACGCGCTCCTCGGCCCTGACCGATTTTTCCAAGCGCGGCGCCTCCTTCAACATTCCGGGCCAGCAGATCGACGGCATGGACGTCCGCGCCGTCAAGGCGGCGGGCGACGAGGCGGTCGCCTGGTGCCGCGCGGGCAAGGGCCCCTTCATCCTGGAAATGCAGACCTATCGCTACCGCGGCCACTCGATGTCGGACCCGGCGAAGTACCGGACCCGCGAAGAGGTCGAGAAGATCCGCACCGATCAGGATCCGATCGAGCAGGTTCGCAACCGCCTCTTGGCCGCCAAGGTCACCGAGCAGGAATTGAAGGCCATCGACGCCGAGGTGCGCGAGATCGTCAATGCGTCGGCGGATTTCGCCCAGCGCGATCCCGAGCCCGATCCGTCGGAGCTTTGGACCGACATCTACCGCTAA